One window of Bos mutus isolate GX-2022 chromosome 29, NWIPB_WYAK_1.1, whole genome shotgun sequence genomic DNA carries:
- the LOC102277708 gene encoding olfactory receptor 10G9-like, which translates to MTNASLVKTFILTGLPHAPELDMLLFGIFLVIYVLTVVGNLLIMLLIIVNPHLHTPMYYFLSNLSFIDMWYSTVTVPKMLMTLESPEGSPISFPSCVAQFYSFDFLGSTECFLYTVMSYDRFLAISYPLRYASMMSGRMCAILATTTWLSGSLHSAAQTIPTFRLPFCGPNQIQHYICDAPSILKLACADTSTVEMVIFVNIGLVALGCFLLIMLSYVSIVHSILKIRTSEGRWRAFQTCASHCTVVLCFYVPLVFIYLRPGSKEVVDRIVAVFYTVMTPLLNPVVYTLRNKDVKKALLKLKKSVFIQSK; encoded by the coding sequence ATGACAAATGCGAGCCTGGTGAAAACTTTCATTCTAACGGGCCTTCCCCATGCACCAGAGCTGGACATGCTCCTCTTTGGAATCTTCCTGGTGATCTATGTCCTCACCGTCGTGGGAAATCTTCTCATCATGCTACTGATTATAGTGAATCCCCacctgcacacccccatgtactacTTCCTGAGCAACCTGTCCTTCATTGACATGTGGTACTCCACGGTCACTGTGCCCAAAATGCTGATGACCCTGGAATCACCTGAAGGCAGTCCTATCTCCTTTCCCAGCTGTGTGGCCCAGTTCTACTCCTTTGACTTCCTGGGCAGCACCGAGTGCTTCCTCTACACCGTCATGTCCTATGACCGCTTCCTGGCCATCAGTTACCCACTCAGGTATGCCAGCATGATGAGTGGGAGGATGTGTGCCATCCTGGCCACAAccacgtggctcagtggctcTCTGCACTCTGCTGCCCAGACCATACCGACATTCCGTTTGCCCTTCTGCGGGCCCAACCAGATCCAGCATTACATCTGTGATGCACCATCTATCCTCAAACTGGCCTGTGCAGACACGTCCACTGTGGAGATGGTGATCTTTGTCAACATTGGGTTGGTGGCCTTGGGCTGCTTTCTTCTTATTATGCTGTCCTATGTGTCCATCGTCCATTCCATCCTGAAGATCCGCACCTCAGAAGGGAGATGGAGAGCCTTCCAGACCTGTGCCTCCCACTGCACTGTGGTCCTTTGCTTCTATGTTCCCCTTGTTTTCATTTACCTGAGACCAGGCTCCAAGGAGGTTGTGGACAGGATTGTGGCTGTTTTCTACACTGTGATGACGCCCCTTCTGAACCCTGTGGTCTACACCCTGAGGAACAAGGACGTGAAGAAAGCTCTGTTGAAACTGAAAAAGTCAGTATTTATTCAAAGTAAATAA